A genomic region of Oryza glaberrima chromosome 1, OglaRS2, whole genome shotgun sequence contains the following coding sequences:
- the LOC127760232 gene encoding uncharacterized protein LOC127760232, giving the protein MLPSRCCQRSGAAAGCGWSGGVEQRGRKLAAADCGDGRRDPLSGAVVAAITVGGEAAALLALVLLLVCTAISRRRAANGEVGKTAAAGTPRGLTPPSMASGELGELMSSTSKEIAHLDSMGKVDTPRRHGQRSREPRLTMKRREYYIYTVCSFVLLATKLSSKLGALVPMATMDASTRPVVIVAVAVVDLVVVVVSTLLWTVMAQLVWRPYAVGRALGQQGVRGPAYQFLVGNIGEANAMRAAASGDVLDRRCHDVVPRVLPHYHAWMLRYSKVFVSWTGPFPALCVGDYAMVKEILADRTGLYAKPDPGASILALFGNGLAFINGDDWARHRRIVHSVFAMDKLKMMTKTMAEYAHVRDPGVGGSCHGGCGRRRADGAGGGRRAVPRADRRRDLTHGVRRSFLSCRRHRALLPLRRA; this is encoded by the coding sequence ATGCTCCCCAGTCGCTGCTGTCAGCGGAGTGGGGCAGCCGCGGGCTGCGGGTGGAGCGGCGGGGTAGAGCAGAGGGGCAGGAAGCTCGCCGCAGCCGACTGTGGTGATGGCCGGCGGGATCCCCTCTCCGGCGCGGTGGTCGCGGCCATTACCGTAGGCGGCGAGGCTGCGGCTCTACTGGCTCTGGTGCTACTCTTGGTTTGCACCGCCATTTCCCGGCGCCGTGCGGCGAACGGCGAGGTCGGGAAAACAGCCGCAGCAGGGACGCCGAGGGGGCTGACACCACCGTCGATGGCGTCGGGGGAGCTGGGCGAGCTGATGTCCTCGACGTCGAAGGAGATTGCGCACCTCGACTCGATGGGCAAGGTGGACACACCGCGCCGCCATGGGCAACGCTCTCGTGAGCCAAGGTTGactatgaaacggagggagtattatatatacACCGTTTGTTCATTTGTTCTTCTTGCCACAAAGCTGAGCTCCAAGCTTGGCGCATTGGTTCCCATGGCGACCATGGACGCATCTACCAGGCcagtcgtcatcgtcgccgtcgcggtggTGGACCTGGTGGTGGTTGTCGTCTCGACGTTGCTGTGGACGGTGATGGCACAGCTGGTGTGGAGGCCGTATGCGGTGGGGAGGGCGCTCGGGCAACAGGGTGTCCGCGGGCCGGCATACCAGTTCTTGGTCGGCAACATCGGCGAAGCGAATGcgatgcgcgcggcggcgagcggtgatGTGCTCGATCGGCGCTGCCACGACGTCGTTCCGCGCGTGCTGCCGCACTACCACGCCTGGATGTTGCGCTACAGCAAGGTGTTCGTCTCGTGGACTGGCCCCTTCCCGGCGCTCTGCGTCGGCGACTACGCCATGGTGAAGGAGATCCTCGCCGACCGGACGGGGCTGTACGCCAAGCCAGACCCCGGGGCGAGCATCCTGGCGCTGTTCGGCAACGGCCTTGCCTTCATCAACGGCGACGACTGGGCGCGCCACCGCCGTATCGTGCACTCGGTGTTCGCCATGGACAAGCTCAAGATGATGACCAAGACGATGGCGGAGTATGCACATGTGCGAGATCCGGGCGTGGGAGGCTCGTGCCACGGCGGCtgcggccgacggcgagcggATGGTGCAGGTGGAGGTCGGAGAGCAGTTCCAAGAGCTGACCGCCGACGTGATCTCACACATGGCGTGCGCCGCTCCTTCCTCTCCtgccggcgccaccgcgcgcTGCTCCCTCTCCGTCGCgcctga